In Deinococcus irradiatisoli, the genomic stretch GGTGGCGGTGGTGGCCTGAAAGCCGTTGTGCTTGAACAGGTCGATGGCCACGTGATAGATCCGCGTGCGGCGCTTTTCTTTCTGACGTTCGCGCAGGGAAAGGGAATCCATAGAAGCTCAAACTACTGTATCGGAGTTCAAATTTGTACGGGGTACAGCGGGGTATGAGCCGGCCGACTACGGCTCGAAGCTGTCCTGAAAGGCGTAGCGGTCGCCGCGCACCCAGTAGTTGACATACGACACCCGCTTGGTGCCGCTGTAGGTGGTGCGGCGTAGCAAGAAGGCCGCCGTGCCCACCGGAACCCGCAGCAAATCGGCTTCTTCCTGGCGCAGGTTCACCGCTTCAAGCGCCTGCTCCACGCGGGTCAGCGGCACACCCATGCTGACCAGCACCTCGTGAATGCTCTCGGCGGCTAGGTTTTGCGAGAGCAGGTCGCCGGCCAGCGCCGCATTGATGTAGCGCTTCTCGATCACCAGCGCCTCGTCGCCAGCAGTTCTCAGGCGGTGAACGAACACCACCGGGTCACCGGACTGCACCTGCAAGACGATGGCGATTTCCGGGGTGGCCTGAATCTGCATGGCGTG encodes the following:
- a CDS encoding GntR family transcriptional regulator; its protein translation is MAKYPLIKTTLKDRLLGGHYQEGLPLPSEPQLAREFEVSRMTARRAIDELEREGYVYRVQGAGTFPTGKRFRQGMFRVRPFKDWARHPDHRTGVLHAMQIQATPEIAIVLQVQSGDPVVFVHRLRTAGDEALVIEKRYINAALAGDLLSQNLAAESIHEVLVSMGVPLTRVEQALEAVNLRQEEADLLRVPVGTAAFLLRRTTYSGTKRVSYVNYWVRGDRYAFQDSFEP